A window of the Hordeum vulgare subsp. vulgare chromosome 5H, MorexV3_pseudomolecules_assembly, whole genome shotgun sequence genome harbors these coding sequences:
- the LOC123398308 gene encoding putative glutaredoxin-C14, with translation MDRVMKLASERAVVVFTLSPCCMCHTVERLFRDQLGVNALVHELDQDPRGKEMERALLKMLGRGPSVPAVFIGGKLVGGTNRIMSLHLGGELVPMLKNAGALWL, from the coding sequence ATGGACCGTGTGATGAAGCTAGCATCTGAGCGTGCCGTGGTGGTGTTCACCCTGAGTCCCTGTTGCATGTGCCACACAGTGGAGCGTCTATTTCGTGACCAGCTTGGGGTCAATGCGCTGGTGCACGAGCTCGACCAGGACCCTAGGGGCAAGGAGATGGAGAGAGCCCTCCTCAAGATGCTCGGCAGGGGGCCGTCCGTGCCGGCCGTCTTCATAGGCGGGAAgcttgttggtggcaccaacagGATCATGTCTCTACACCTAGGTGGCGAGCTAGTCCCCATGCTCAAGAATGCGGGAGCTCTCTGGCTATAG